The following are encoded together in the Xanthomonas vesicatoria ATCC 35937 genome:
- a CDS encoding NAD(P)/FAD-dependent oxidoreductase, protein MNMRCDVLVIGAGAAGLMSAFTAGRRGRQVLVLDHANKVGKKILMSGGGRCNFTNTGTTPGNFISANRHFCKSALARYSPGDFVELVERHGIAYHEKELGQLFCDISSKQIVRLLLDECEAAGVQIHTQCEVRSVRRNSDGFTLDTSLGRVQAQSLIVATGGLSIPSMGASGFGYTLAQQFGHALLPTRAGLVPLTLSGKHQERLQELSGLALPVEAHCNGASFRNFMLLTHRGVSGPAILQISSYWQPGEDLRLDLLPGHDAGTWLREQKQQRGATELRNVLGDVMPRRFAQRLCEVWLPDKPVRQLDPPQLQSAADLLSAFPLIASGTEGYRTAEVTLGGVDTDQVSSATMESKLVAGLYFIGEVLDVTGWLGGYNFQWAWASGHAAGSVA, encoded by the coding sequence ATGAACATGCGTTGCGACGTACTGGTCATCGGCGCCGGTGCAGCCGGCCTGATGAGCGCCTTCACCGCCGGCCGACGTGGCCGTCAGGTGCTGGTGCTGGACCACGCCAACAAGGTCGGCAAGAAGATCCTGATGTCCGGCGGTGGGCGCTGCAATTTCACCAATACCGGCACCACACCGGGCAACTTCATTTCCGCGAACCGCCATTTCTGCAAATCTGCGCTAGCGCGCTACAGCCCGGGTGATTTCGTGGAGCTGGTCGAGCGCCATGGCATCGCATATCACGAAAAAGAGCTGGGCCAACTGTTCTGCGACATCTCGTCCAAGCAGATCGTGCGGCTATTGCTGGACGAGTGCGAGGCCGCCGGGGTGCAGATCCATACCCAATGCGAGGTGCGATCGGTCCGCCGCAACAGCGACGGCTTCACGCTCGACACCAGCCTGGGGCGCGTGCAGGCGCAGTCGCTGATTGTCGCCACCGGCGGGCTGTCGATTCCCAGCATGGGCGCCAGCGGCTTCGGTTACACCCTGGCCCAACAATTCGGCCATGCGCTGCTGCCGACGCGCGCCGGACTGGTGCCGCTCACCCTGAGCGGCAAGCATCAGGAACGCCTGCAGGAGTTGTCCGGCCTCGCCCTGCCGGTGGAGGCGCACTGCAACGGCGCCAGCTTCCGCAATTTCATGTTGCTCACCCACCGCGGAGTCAGCGGGCCAGCGATCCTGCAGATCTCCTCGTATTGGCAACCTGGCGAAGATTTGCGGCTCGACCTGTTGCCGGGACACGACGCGGGCACATGGCTGCGCGAGCAGAAGCAGCAGCGTGGCGCCACCGAGCTGCGCAACGTGCTGGGCGATGTGATGCCCCGACGCTTTGCGCAGCGCCTATGCGAGGTGTGGTTGCCGGACAAGCCGGTGCGTCAGCTGGATCCACCGCAGCTACAGAGCGCGGCCGACCTGCTTTCCGCCTTCCCGCTGATCGCCAGCGGAACCGAGGGCTACCGCACCGCTGAAGTAACGCTGGGCGGTGTCGATACCGATCAGGTCTCCAGTGCAACCATGGAGTCCAAGCTGGTGGCCGGCCTGTACTTCATCGGCGAAGTGTTGGACGTTACCGGCTGGCTGGGGGGCTACAATTTTCAATGGGCTTGGGCATCGGGGCATGCCGCCGGCAGCGTGGCCTGA
- a CDS encoding EAL domain-containing response regulator: protein MQRGKDLTLRLMIVDDSVEGAEAIVTALRNGGIAVRPSRPQTPEELASMLGGQIDLALHGQAQQIPMSALQQQIAGSGKDIPIILLAQRIEENAVVDAAAHGIRAIALRQRPEHLLALVRSEWADLQARRGLRRIEAQMRETERRCDALIASSRDPIAYVHEGMHIRANEAYLEMFGFESFDDVEGVSLLDMIAAQYVDDFKQLLKALAKGEPPPAQYKVDARRLEGDTFPATMEFATATYEGEPCIQVVFRRREEFDPELAREVEDLRQRDQVTGLLNRPTFMVALEQAVARAGRSEGQSGFLLIEPDHYARLLPEIGLDSADTLIAAMAAHVAGIVDESVVSARFGEHSFALLMDGNYARTHALAETVRDAFAQHVFSVGSRSATVTVSIGGVQIGEKIASIGQVLNRGTEAVRTTAELGGNAVSIYDPAASDRAEEERIERWVEQLREALVGDGFLLHYQPVLNLQGEPLELYQAFLRLDRNGEMMSPNAFMAIAEEHDLITEIDRWVVARAIRQLGERQRAGHKTHLLVRIGPNSFSDPQMIDTIREQLAVYGVPGERLWLQTPESKVFTHLRNAQQFLAAVSAMGCKVGLEQFGSGLDSFQLLAHFQPAFLKLDRGITGEIASARESQEKIREITSRAQPAGILTVAEFVADAQSMSSFFSAGVDYVQGDFVAPTGPLMNYEFG, encoded by the coding sequence ATGCAAAGAGGTAAAGATCTCACCCTCCGCTTGATGATCGTCGACGACAGTGTCGAAGGCGCGGAGGCGATCGTGACAGCGCTGCGCAACGGCGGCATTGCGGTGCGGCCGTCGCGTCCGCAAACGCCGGAAGAGCTCGCCAGCATGCTGGGCGGCCAGATCGATCTGGCCCTGCATGGGCAGGCGCAGCAGATCCCGATGAGTGCGCTGCAGCAGCAGATCGCCGGTAGCGGCAAGGACATCCCGATCATCCTGTTGGCCCAACGCATCGAGGAAAATGCGGTGGTCGATGCCGCTGCGCACGGCATCCGCGCGATCGCGCTGCGCCAGCGCCCCGAGCACTTGCTGGCCCTGGTGCGCTCGGAATGGGCGGACTTGCAGGCGCGGCGCGGCCTGCGTCGTATCGAAGCGCAAATGCGCGAAACCGAGCGCCGTTGCGATGCACTGATCGCCTCCTCGCGCGACCCCATCGCCTACGTCCACGAAGGCATGCATATCCGCGCCAATGAGGCGTACCTGGAAATGTTCGGCTTCGAGTCGTTCGACGATGTCGAAGGTGTGTCGCTGCTGGACATGATTGCCGCGCAGTACGTCGACGACTTCAAGCAGTTGCTCAAGGCCCTGGCCAAGGGCGAGCCACCGCCGGCGCAGTACAAGGTCGATGCGCGCCGACTGGAAGGCGACACCTTCCCGGCAACGATGGAATTTGCGACCGCCACTTACGAAGGCGAGCCCTGCATCCAGGTAGTGTTCCGACGCCGCGAGGAATTCGACCCGGAACTGGCGCGCGAAGTCGAAGACCTGCGCCAGCGCGATCAGGTCACCGGCCTGCTCAACCGTCCCACCTTCATGGTGGCACTGGAACAGGCAGTGGCGCGCGCTGGCCGCAGCGAGGGCCAATCCGGCTTTCTGCTGATCGAGCCGGACCACTATGCGCGTCTCCTTCCCGAGATCGGACTGGACTCGGCAGACACCTTGATCGCGGCGATGGCTGCGCATGTCGCCGGCATCGTGGATGAGAGCGTGGTCTCCGCCCGTTTCGGCGAGCACAGCTTCGCGCTGTTGATGGACGGCAACTACGCACGCACGCACGCGCTGGCCGAAACGGTGCGCGATGCGTTCGCACAGCATGTTTTCAGCGTCGGTTCGCGCTCGGCGACGGTCACGGTGAGTATCGGCGGCGTGCAGATCGGCGAAAAGATCGCCAGCATCGGCCAGGTGCTCAATCGCGGCACCGAAGCGGTGCGCACCACTGCCGAACTCGGCGGCAATGCGGTGAGCATTTACGACCCGGCCGCATCCGACCGGGCCGAAGAAGAGCGCATCGAGCGCTGGGTCGAGCAGTTGCGCGAAGCGCTAGTTGGTGATGGCTTCCTGCTGCATTACCAGCCGGTACTCAATCTGCAGGGCGAGCCTCTGGAGCTATATCAGGCGTTCCTGCGCCTGGATCGCAACGGCGAGATGATGTCGCCGAACGCCTTCATGGCCATCGCCGAAGAGCACGACCTGATCACAGAGATCGACCGCTGGGTGGTGGCGCGCGCCATCCGTCAGCTCGGCGAGCGGCAGCGTGCGGGGCACAAGACGCATCTGCTGGTGCGAATCGGCCCGAACTCGTTCTCCGACCCGCAGATGATCGACACCATCCGCGAGCAGTTGGCGGTGTACGGGGTGCCGGGCGAGCGCTTGTGGCTGCAGACGCCGGAATCGAAGGTGTTTACGCACCTGCGGAACGCGCAGCAGTTTCTGGCGGCCGTGTCGGCGATGGGCTGCAAGGTCGGGCTGGAACAGTTCGGCTCGGGCCTGGATTCGTTCCAGCTGCTGGCGCATTTCCAGCCGGCCTTCCTCAAGCTGGATCGCGGCATCACCGGCGAAATCGCCTCGGCCCGCGAGAGCCAGGAAAAGATCCGCGAAATCACCTCGCGCGCGCAGCCGGCCGGCATTTTGACCGTGGCCGAATTCGTGGCCGATGCCCAGTCGATGAGCAGCTTCTTCAGCGCTGGAGTGGATTATGTGCAGGGCGATTTTGTCGCACCGACCGGCCCGCTGATGAACTACGAATTCGGCTAA
- the htpX gene encoding protease HtpX, protein MFNRIFLFLLTNLAVLFLASIVMSVLGVNSAQMSGLLVMGAIFGFGGALISLLLSKFMAKRSTGAQVITEPRTPTERWLLETVRRQAQAAGIGMPEVAVYEGPEINAFATGANRNNALVAVSTGLLQNMSQDEAEAVLGHEIAHVANGDMVTMALLQGVLNTFVIVLARVVGGIIDSTLSGNREGGRGFAYYIIVFALEMVLGMFATMIAMWFSRRREFRADAGGAQLAGHTKMIAALERLSLNHGQSTLPSQVQAFGISGGVGDGLRRLFLSHPPLAERIATLRAGHGTAM, encoded by the coding sequence ATGTTCAACCGCATTTTTCTGTTCCTGCTGACCAATCTGGCGGTGTTGTTCCTCGCCAGCATTGTGATGTCGGTCCTGGGCGTCAATTCTGCGCAGATGAGCGGCCTGCTGGTGATGGGTGCCATCTTCGGTTTCGGCGGCGCGCTCATCTCGTTGCTGCTGTCCAAGTTCATGGCCAAGCGCAGCACTGGTGCGCAGGTCATCACCGAGCCGCGCACACCCACCGAGCGGTGGTTGCTGGAGACGGTGCGGCGTCAGGCGCAGGCCGCCGGCATCGGCATGCCGGAAGTGGCGGTGTATGAGGGCCCGGAAATCAATGCCTTCGCCACCGGCGCCAATCGTAACAATGCCTTGGTCGCGGTCTCCACCGGCCTGCTGCAGAACATGAGCCAGGACGAAGCCGAAGCGGTGCTGGGCCACGAGATCGCCCACGTGGCCAATGGCGACATGGTGACCATGGCGCTGCTGCAAGGCGTGTTGAATACCTTCGTGATCGTGTTGGCGCGGGTGGTGGGCGGCATCATCGACAGCACCTTGTCGGGTAACCGCGAGGGCGGCCGTGGTTTTGCGTATTACATCATCGTGTTCGCGCTGGAGATGGTGCTTGGCATGTTCGCGACCATGATCGCGATGTGGTTCTCGCGTCGTCGCGAATTTCGCGCCGACGCCGGTGGCGCACAGCTCGCCGGGCACACCAAGATGATCGCCGCGCTGGAACGGCTGTCGCTCAACCACGGCCAGAGCACCTTGCCATCGCAGGTGCAGGCATTCGGCATCTCCGGCGGGGTGGGCGACGGCTTGCGTCGCCTGTTCCTGAGTCACCCCCCGCTGGCCGAGCGCATTGCAACATTGCGCGCAGGCCATGGCACTGCGATGTAA
- the gluQRS gene encoding tRNA glutamyl-Q(34) synthetase GluQRS, which yields MPQPSYRGRFAPSPTGPLHFGSLLAAFGSWLLARHAGGQWCVRIEDIDPPRAEPGASERQLRSLAAFGLTSDLPVIRQSERDAHYSDAISALLASGLAFECSCSRADLAQMGGIHHACVAALGERRAVRLRVPPQAQVDFDDGLQGHVQQDVYADVGDVVLRRADGYWAYQLAVVVDDAAQSITDVVRGADLLDSTPRQLLLQRALDLPQPRYLHLPLILDADGRKLSKSHSAPALDDADPLPALHAAWQALGQPASALPRHAGIDALLHRAVQHFSPELLPRTATLGSDGCAAQPARD from the coding sequence ATGCCACAGCCCTCCTACCGCGGCCGCTTCGCGCCCTCCCCGACTGGCCCCTTGCACTTCGGCTCCCTGCTGGCGGCATTCGGCAGCTGGTTGCTCGCCCGTCATGCCGGCGGGCAATGGTGCGTCCGTATCGAGGACATCGACCCACCGCGCGCCGAGCCAGGCGCATCCGAGCGCCAGCTGCGCAGCCTGGCCGCGTTCGGGCTGACGTCGGACCTGCCGGTGATCCGGCAATCGGAGCGCGACGCGCACTACAGCGACGCCATCTCCGCATTGCTGGCGAGCGGGCTGGCGTTCGAGTGCAGCTGCAGCCGCGCCGATCTGGCCCAGATGGGTGGCATCCACCACGCCTGCGTGGCGGCGCTGGGCGAGCGGCGAGCGGTGCGCCTGCGGGTGCCGCCCCAGGCGCAGGTCGACTTCGACGATGGGCTACAAGGCCATGTGCAGCAGGACGTGTACGCCGACGTCGGCGATGTGGTCCTGCGCCGCGCCGATGGCTACTGGGCGTACCAGTTGGCAGTGGTGGTGGACGACGCCGCGCAGAGCATCACCGATGTCGTGCGTGGCGCCGACCTGCTCGACTCCACCCCGCGTCAGCTTCTGCTGCAGCGCGCCCTGGACTTGCCGCAGCCGCGCTATCTGCATCTGCCGCTGATCCTGGATGCCGATGGCCGCAAGCTGTCCAAATCGCACAGTGCGCCCGCACTGGACGACGCCGACCCGTTGCCCGCGCTACATGCCGCCTGGCAGGCCCTAGGCCAGCCAGCATCCGCCCTCCCGCGGCATGCAGGCATCGATGCGTTGCTGCACCGTGCCGTACAGCATTTTTCGCCCGAGCTGCTGCCGCGCACCGCCACCCTGGGCAGCGATGGATGCGCAGCGCAGCCCGCGCGTGACTAG
- a CDS encoding beta-ketoacyl-ACP reductase, with protein sequence MTSRVALVTGGTGGIGTAICKRLADQGHTVASNFRNEEKARDWQQRMEAQGYAFALFRGDVASSEHARALVEEVEASLGPIEILVNNAGITRDTTFHRMTAEQWHDVINTNLNSVFNVTRPVIEGMRKRGWGRVIQISSINGLKGQYGQANYAAAKAGMHGFTISLARENAAFGVTVNTVSPGYVATDMVMAVPEEVRAKIVADIPTGRLGRPEEIAYAVAFLVAEEAAWITGSNLDINGGHHMGW encoded by the coding sequence ATGACATCTCGCGTCGCATTGGTCACCGGCGGCACCGGCGGTATCGGCACCGCCATCTGCAAGCGTCTGGCCGACCAGGGCCACACCGTGGCCAGCAACTTCCGCAACGAAGAAAAGGCGCGCGACTGGCAGCAGCGCATGGAGGCCCAGGGCTACGCTTTTGCGTTGTTCCGGGGCGATGTAGCGTCGTCCGAGCACGCGCGCGCCCTGGTTGAAGAGGTGGAAGCATCGCTGGGGCCGATCGAGATCCTGGTCAACAACGCCGGCATCACCCGCGATACCACCTTCCACCGCATGACCGCCGAGCAATGGCACGACGTCATCAACACCAACCTCAATTCGGTCTTCAACGTTACCCGCCCGGTGATCGAAGGCATGCGCAAGCGTGGCTGGGGCCGGGTGATCCAGATCAGCTCAATCAACGGACTCAAGGGCCAGTACGGCCAGGCCAACTATGCAGCTGCCAAGGCCGGCATGCATGGCTTCACCATCTCCCTGGCGCGTGAGAACGCCGCTTTTGGGGTCACAGTCAACACGGTCTCGCCCGGTTATGTGGCCACCGACATGGTGATGGCGGTGCCGGAAGAGGTCCGCGCCAAGATCGTGGCCGATATTCCCACCGGCCGGCTGGGGCGCCCGGAAGAGATCGCCTATGCGGTCGCGTTCCTGGTGGCGGAAGAGGCCGCCTGGATTACAGGGTCCAATCTGGACATCAATGGCGGGCACCACATGGGCTGGTAA
- the phaR gene encoding polyhydroxyalkanoate synthesis repressor PhaR has translation MAGLRIIKKYPNRRLYDTEISSYITIEDVRQLIIDGEEFEVRDAKSGEDLSRAVLLQIIADREQDGEPMLSTQLLSQIIRFYGDSLQGFMGNYLERSMQVFLDQQQQFRQQMGNLLGQTPWAMMNQLTERNLELWQEFQRNFGAGFGRPGGPGTPPTPPGAGSMGSGPMGTGTHGASNSHTGTTGKARNRG, from the coding sequence ATGGCCGGACTTCGCATCATCAAGAAGTATCCCAATCGCCGTCTCTACGACACCGAGATTTCCAGCTATATCACCATCGAAGATGTACGCCAGTTGATCATCGACGGCGAAGAGTTCGAAGTCCGCGATGCCAAGAGTGGCGAAGATTTAAGTCGTGCCGTCTTGTTGCAGATCATTGCCGACCGGGAACAGGACGGCGAGCCGATGCTGTCCACGCAGTTGCTGAGCCAGATCATCCGGTTCTACGGAGACTCGCTGCAGGGTTTCATGGGCAATTACCTGGAGCGCAGCATGCAGGTGTTCCTGGACCAGCAGCAGCAGTTCCGCCAGCAGATGGGCAACCTGCTTGGGCAGACTCCGTGGGCGATGATGAACCAGCTCACCGAGCGCAACCTGGAGTTGTGGCAGGAGTTCCAGCGCAACTTCGGCGCCGGTTTCGGTCGCCCGGGTGGCCCTGGCACACCACCGACCCCGCCGGGCGCGGGCAGCATGGGTAGCGGCCCGATGGGCACCGGGACACACGGTGCATCGAACAGCCATACCGGTACCACTGGCAAGGCCCGCAACCGCGGATGA
- a CDS encoding TraB/GumN family protein, with product MKVRLRARVAAWCSGAMIGLALWSGAVAPVWARDANAAPAGPPVPLLWKVDGKGGTLYLLGSFHVLKPSDYPLSTDVMQAFAKADRLLFELPPSDAQSPQLASRMLQVARRTDGRTLQDVLDAKTWQALVAYTRKHGMSIDALQSLKPWFVALSISLAEMTRQGMDPNAGLDHYLMDQAQAKGKPADGLERAEEQITLLDGMSPTEQHQLLEEALDEADTTDQLRRLHAAWRNGDVRTLSTQMAEDMRRQYPALYQDINVERNARWVPRLEKQLGKGSGTTLVVVGALHLLGTDGVVERLRARGYHVERICSACAEQAGR from the coding sequence ATGAAGGTGCGCCTGCGTGCGCGCGTTGCTGCGTGGTGCAGCGGGGCGATGATCGGCCTGGCGCTGTGGAGCGGGGCGGTCGCGCCGGTCTGGGCGCGGGATGCCAATGCCGCGCCTGCCGGCCCGCCGGTGCCACTGCTGTGGAAGGTCGACGGCAAGGGCGGCACGCTCTACCTGCTGGGCTCGTTCCATGTGCTCAAGCCTAGCGATTACCCGCTCTCCACAGATGTGATGCAGGCATTCGCCAAGGCGGACCGTCTGCTGTTCGAGCTGCCTCCGTCGGATGCGCAATCGCCGCAGCTGGCCAGCCGCATGCTGCAAGTGGCGCGACGTACCGATGGCCGCACATTGCAGGACGTGCTGGATGCCAAGACCTGGCAGGCGCTCGTTGCGTACACGCGCAAGCACGGCATGTCGATCGATGCCTTGCAGTCGCTCAAGCCCTGGTTTGTTGCGTTGTCGATCAGCCTGGCCGAGATGACCCGGCAGGGCATGGACCCGAACGCGGGTCTGGACCATTACCTGATGGATCAGGCGCAGGCCAAGGGCAAGCCCGCCGACGGCCTGGAGCGCGCCGAAGAACAGATCACCCTGCTCGATGGCATGTCGCCCACCGAGCAGCATCAGCTGCTGGAAGAGGCGCTGGACGAAGCCGATACCACCGATCAGCTGCGTCGGCTGCATGCGGCGTGGCGCAATGGCGACGTGCGCACGCTATCGACGCAGATGGCCGAAGACATGCGTCGCCAGTACCCCGCGCTGTATCAGGACATCAACGTCGAACGCAATGCGCGTTGGGTGCCGCGGCTGGAAAAGCAGCTGGGCAAGGGTAGTGGAACCACCCTGGTCGTGGTGGGCGCGCTGCATCTGTTGGGGACTGACGGCGTGGTGGAACGCCTGCGTGCGCGTGGCTACCACGTGGAACGGATCTGCTCGGCCTGCGCGGAGCAGGCCGGCCGTTGA
- a CDS encoding DUF1684 domain-containing protein: MAVHRGKGWLLGMWVAATLVGCGRNAPPPAAPVALDKTFLADNAAWRESRISELRAPDGWTSLVGLHWLSLKAHYIGSSADSGIRLAVGPPKMGMVSSESGAVWFVPERGTALTVDGKPLTGRIRFQSDRDPQPTLIHFDDGKGVLSLIRRGDRYALRVKHADAPSRSQFAGLEYWPADRSWRIDARYVPNDVGKTIPIVDIVGITSAQSNAGAVVFERDGKSYRLETIGEPGRPAFVVFADRTSGHGSYPAGRFLDLEVPDASGHVVVDFNRAYNPPCAFTPFATCPLPPPENRIDLAVSAGEKTYKVPH, translated from the coding sequence ATGGCGGTGCACAGGGGGAAAGGCTGGCTGCTGGGCATGTGGGTGGCCGCGACGCTGGTCGGGTGTGGGCGCAATGCGCCGCCGCCCGCCGCACCGGTCGCATTGGACAAGACATTCCTGGCCGACAACGCTGCCTGGCGCGAAAGCCGGATCAGCGAACTGCGCGCGCCCGATGGCTGGACCAGCCTGGTCGGACTGCATTGGCTGTCGCTGAAGGCGCATTACATCGGCAGTAGTGCCGACAGCGGCATCCGACTTGCGGTCGGGCCGCCGAAGATGGGAATGGTCTCCAGCGAGAGCGGGGCGGTGTGGTTCGTCCCCGAACGTGGCACCGCGCTCACCGTGGATGGAAAGCCGCTGACCGGCAGGATCCGCTTTCAGTCCGATCGCGATCCGCAGCCCACGCTGATCCATTTCGACGATGGCAAGGGCGTGCTCAGCCTGATCCGTCGTGGCGACCGGTACGCGTTGCGGGTCAAGCACGCCGACGCGCCATCGCGCAGTCAGTTCGCCGGGCTGGAATACTGGCCGGCAGATCGGTCCTGGCGCATCGACGCACGCTATGTGCCCAACGATGTCGGCAAGACCATTCCGATCGTGGACATCGTCGGCATCACCAGTGCGCAGTCCAATGCCGGCGCCGTCGTCTTCGAACGCGACGGCAAGAGCTATCGCCTGGAGACGATCGGCGAACCCGGGCGGCCGGCGTTCGTTGTATTCGCCGACCGCACCAGTGGGCACGGCAGTTATCCGGCCGGGCGTTTCCTGGACCTGGAGGTGCCGGATGCCTCCGGTCATGTGGTGGTGGACTTCAATCGCGCCTACAACCCACCGTGCGCATTCACACCCTTCGCAACCTGCCCGCTACCGCCGCCGGAAAACCGGATCGACCTGGCAGTCTCGGCCGGTGAGAAAACCTACAAGGTGCCGCACTGA
- the mutL gene encoding DNA mismatch repair endonuclease MutL encodes MAIRQLPEILINQIAAGEVVERPASVVKELVENALDAGATRVDIDLEEGGVRLIRIRDNGGGIPPHELPLAVSRHATSKIASLDDLETVATLGFRGEALPSIASVSRFTLISRRHDAQHGAALQIEGGRLGEVTPHAHAPGTTVEVRELFFNVPARRKFLRAERTELGHIEEWLRSLALARPDVELRVSHNGKPSRRYKPGDLYSDARLGETLGEDFARQALRVDHSGAGLRLHGWVAQPHYSRASTDQQYLYVNGRSVRDRSVAHAVKMAYGDVLFHGRQPAYVLFLELDPARVDVNVHPAKHEVRFREARLIHDFVYRTLQDALAQTRAGATPNSIGNDGAGYLAAGGMGNLPGGAVTPYTGTPGNGGGSGSYANWTPSQSPLGLRVDEARAAYSALYAPLPGSVQQSSSLPQFSGTGLPVTAEDSGVPPLGYAVAQLHGIYILAENAEGLIVVDMHAAHERIGYERLKHAHDSIGLHAQPLLVPMTLAVGEREADTAEREAETLGTLGFEITRAGPQSLHVRSIPALLANAEPEALLRDVLGDLREHGQSRRIASARDELLSTMACHGAVRANRRLTVPEMNALLRDMEATERSGQCNHGRPTWARFTLSDIDRWFLRGR; translated from the coding sequence ATGGCGATCCGTCAGTTACCCGAGATCCTGATCAACCAGATCGCTGCCGGCGAAGTGGTCGAGCGTCCCGCATCGGTGGTCAAGGAGCTGGTCGAAAATGCCCTGGATGCCGGTGCCACCCGCGTGGACATCGATTTGGAAGAGGGTGGCGTGCGCCTGATCCGCATCCGCGACAACGGCGGCGGCATCCCGCCCCATGAGCTGCCGTTGGCAGTGTCGCGGCATGCCACCAGCAAGATCGCTTCGCTGGACGATCTGGAAACCGTCGCCACGCTCGGCTTCCGCGGCGAGGCCTTGCCTTCGATCGCCTCGGTCAGCCGCTTTACGCTGATCTCGCGCCGTCACGATGCCCAGCATGGGGCGGCGTTGCAGATCGAAGGCGGGCGGCTTGGCGAGGTGACGCCGCATGCGCACGCGCCCGGCACCACGGTGGAAGTCCGCGAGTTGTTCTTCAACGTGCCGGCGCGGCGCAAGTTTTTACGTGCCGAGCGCACCGAGCTTGGACATATCGAAGAGTGGCTGCGCTCGCTGGCGTTGGCGCGCCCGGATGTGGAGTTGCGCGTCTCGCACAATGGCAAGCCGTCGCGTCGTTACAAGCCGGGCGATCTGTATTCGGATGCGCGGTTGGGCGAAACCCTGGGCGAGGATTTCGCACGGCAGGCGTTGCGCGTCGACCATAGCGGCGCCGGGCTGCGTCTGCATGGCTGGGTAGCGCAACCGCATTACTCGCGTGCCAGTACCGACCAGCAATATCTCTACGTCAACGGACGCTCGGTACGCGATCGCAGCGTGGCGCATGCGGTCAAGATGGCCTACGGCGACGTGTTGTTCCATGGCCGTCAGCCGGCATATGTGCTGTTTCTGGAGCTGGACCCGGCGCGCGTGGACGTCAACGTGCACCCGGCCAAGCACGAGGTGCGTTTCCGCGAGGCGCGGCTGATCCACGACTTCGTCTATCGCACCTTGCAGGATGCGCTGGCACAGACCCGCGCCGGCGCCACGCCCAACAGCATCGGTAACGACGGCGCCGGCTACCTGGCTGCTGGCGGAATGGGCAACCTCCCTGGCGGCGCTGTCACACCGTATACCGGCACACCCGGCAATGGAGGTGGCTCGGGCAGCTATGCCAACTGGACGCCCTCGCAGTCACCCTTGGGTCTGCGCGTGGACGAGGCGCGCGCAGCCTATAGCGCGCTGTATGCACCGCTACCGGGCAGTGTGCAGCAGTCCTCCAGCTTGCCGCAGTTCTCCGGGACTGGCCTGCCGGTGACGGCAGAAGATAGCGGCGTGCCGCCGCTGGGCTACGCGGTGGCGCAGTTGCATGGCATCTACATCCTGGCCGAAAACGCCGAAGGCCTGATCGTGGTGGACATGCACGCCGCGCACGAACGCATTGGTTACGAACGGCTCAAGCACGCCCACGACAGCATCGGTCTGCATGCGCAGCCGTTGCTGGTACCGATGACGCTGGCCGTGGGCGAGCGCGAGGCCGATACCGCCGAACGTGAGGCCGAGACGCTGGGAACGCTCGGTTTCGAGATCACCCGCGCCGGCCCGCAATCGCTGCACGTGCGCAGCATTCCTGCGCTGCTAGCCAATGCCGAACCGGAGGCGTTGCTGCGCGATGTGCTGGGAGACCTGCGCGAGCACGGCCAGAGTCGCCGCATCGCCAGCGCACGCGACGAACTGCTCTCCACCATGGCCTGCCACGGCGCGGTACGCGCCAACCGACGCCTGACCGTGCCTGAAATGAACGCCTTGCTGCGCGATATGGAAGCCACCGAGCGCTCGGGCCAATGCAACCATGGCCGACCCACCTGGGCTCGGTTTACGCTGAGCGATATCGATCGTTGGTTTCTCAGGGGGCGGTGA